In one Diprion similis isolate iyDipSimi1 chromosome 6, iyDipSimi1.1, whole genome shotgun sequence genomic region, the following are encoded:
- the LOC124406792 gene encoding mitochondrial import inner membrane translocase subunit Tim22: MFSFSPPKPPPTPEGDKRVFMTDPDMDKIAIHFVGTQQRFRDNIIIPRVMGPVKIKTNDEKLMESVMESCIFKSFMSCVMGYGLGAAIGLFSSSVNPNVASVEKQQTAREIFREMKTTTLGYAKNFAVVGCVFSAVECTIESYRGKSDWRNGTYAGGVTGGLIGLRAGLKAGLVGAAGFAAFSTAIDYYMHKS; the protein is encoded by the exons ATGTTTTCCTTCAGCCCACCAAAGCCGCCGCCGACGCCCGAAGGAGATAAGAGAGTATTTATGACTGATCCTGACATGGATAAAATAGCTATACATTTCGTCGGCACTCAACAACGTTTCAGAGACAACATCATTATACCTAGAGTAATGGGCCCCGTCAAGATAAAGACAAATGATGAGAAACTCATGGAGTCTGTCATGGAGAGCTGCATCTTCAAAAGCTTTATGAGTTGCGTTATGG GCTACGGTCTTGGCGCAGCTATCGGTCTGTTTTCTTCCAGTGTAAATCCAAACGTTGCTAGCGTGGAAAAACAGCAAACAGCACGTGAAATAttcagagaaatgaagacgacAACACTTGGATATGCCAAAAACTTTGCTGTTGTAGGATGTGTGTTCTCAGCTGTTGAATGTACCATAGAATCA TACAGGGGAAAGTCTGACTGGCGAAATGGTACTTATGCTGGTGGCGTGACAGGTGGACTTATCGGTCTCAGAG CTGGACTCAAGGCAGGTCTTGTTGGTGCTGCAGgttttgcagcattttcaaCAGCGATAGATTACTACATGCATAAATCTTGA
- the LOC124406790 gene encoding septin-1 isoform X1 yields MSSESVKTFASLETPGYVGFANLPNQVHRKSVKKGFEFTLMVVGESGLGKSTLVNSLFLTDLYPERIIPDAVEKTNQTVKLDASTVEIEERGVKLRLTVVDTPGYGDAIDNTDSFRAIIQYIDDQFERFLRDESGLNRRNIVDNRIHCCFYFISPFGHGLKPLDIEFMKQLHNKVNIVPVIAKADVLTKKEVLRLKKRVMEEIEGNGIKIYPLPDCDSDEDEDYKEQVRQLKEAVPFAVCGANTLLEVKGRKVRGRLYPWGVVEVENPDHCDFIKLRTMLITHMQDLQEVTQEVHYENYRSERLAKGAPAPPRRQTIIESEKTNNVSEKDRILQEKEAELRRMQEMVAQMQAQMQQQQP; encoded by the exons ATGTCGAGCGAAAGCGTCAAAACG TTTGCCAGCCTTGAGACGCCTGGATATGTTGGCTTTGCTAATCTACCAAATCAGGTTCATCGGAAGTCTGTTAAAAAAGGGTTCGAATTCACTTTAATGGTCGTTGGGGAGTCAGGCCTTGGAAAATCAACGCTGGTGAATAGCCTGTTTCTCACAGATTTGTACCCGGAAAGAATTATTCCTGATGCAGTTG aaaaaacgAATCAGACTGTGAAACTTGATGCTTCAACTGTAGAAATTGAGGAACGAGGTGTGAAACTTAGATTGACAGTAGTAGACACTCCTGGATATGGAGATGCTATCGACAATACAGACAGTTTCAGGGCCATTATTCAGTATATTGATGACCAATTCGAAAGATTTCTTAGAGACGAAAGTGGccttaatcgtagaaatattgtGGATAACAGAATTCATTGCTGTTTCTACTTTATATCTCCTTTTGGTCACGG GTTAAAGCCTTTGGATATTGAATTTATGAAACAACTGCACAACAAGGTCAATATTGTACCAGTCATAGCAAAGGCGGATGTTCTAACGAAAAAGGAAGTTCTTCGTTTGAAGAAACGTGTTATGGAGGAAATCGAAGGTAATGGTATCAAGATATACCCACTTCCAGACTGTGATAgcgatgaagatgaagattaCAAGGAGCAAGTGAGACAGTTGAAGGAAGCAGTACCATTTGCAGTTTGTGGTGCAAATACCCTCTTAGAAGTAAAAGGGAGAAAAGTTAGAGGGCGATTGTATCCGTGGGGTGTTGTGGAAGTAGAAAATCCTGATCATTGTGACTTCATAAAACTGAGGACAATGCTTAT AACACACATGCAAGATCTTCAAGAAGTTACGCAAGAGGTTCATTACGAAAATTATCGTTCTGAAAGATTAGCCAAGGGAGCTCCCGCGCCACCGAGACGTCAAAC GATTATAGAGTCCGAAAAGACGAATAATGTGAGTGAAAAAGACCGTATTTTACAAGAAAAGGAAGCGGAATTACGACGCATGCAGGAAATGGTGGCTCAAATGCAGGCCCAAatgcaacaacaacaaccttag
- the LOC124406791 gene encoding zip homologous protein 2-like — protein MRWIRCNNCYARAEVAKEPFTLTKCGHIYCQKCIGQAEKQCVICNTIAVATIRLQEPLEPHIASYFSSLRDTLQQIVNIATFQEEQNRIVAKRFYEIEKKYTCVKQICASMEMKIVKHKEETKKIRRLEHENTQLKLILQNMQNSPYSNILSNQSQSSGASTLNQYPYKKRYQPNDSKVNFSTPLSTNSNKFSLSSRSGGQYVMSLSDSNREFQIPTTKKVLRSTGTGSSVGFTPMSRNPGYFGSMNLS, from the exons ATGAGGTGGATTCGTTGTAACAACTGCTATGCCAGAGCTGAAGTTGCGAAGGAACCATTCACTCTGACTAAGTGTGGACATATCTATTGCCAAAAATGTATCGGCCaag CAGAAAAGCAATGCGTCATATGCAATACAATCGCTGTGGCTACGATACGCCTGCAAGAACCATTGGAACCCCATATCGCTTCATACTTCTCATCCCTAAGAGATACCCTACAGCAGATAGTAAATATCGCTACTTTCCAAGAGGAGCAAAATCGGATCGTGGCAAAAAGATTCTATGAAATC gaaaaaaaatatacatgtgTGAAACAAATATGTGCAAGTATGGAGATGAAGATTGTGAAGcataaagaagaaacaaaaaagataCGCAGATTAGAACACGAAAATACCCAATTAAAGTTGATTCTTCAAAACATGCAGAATAGCCCGTACAGTAATATTCTGAGTAACCAAAGTCAGAGTAGTGGTGCTTCTACATTGAATCAATACCCttataaaaaaag aTACCagccaaatgattcaaaggTCAATTTTTCTACCCCATTGAGTACCAACTCGAATAAATTCAGTCTGTCATCTCGTTCAGGTGGGCAGTATGTTATGTCACTATCAGACAGTAACAGAGAGTTTCAAATTCCGACCACCAAAAAGGTTTTGAGGTCTACAGGGACTGGATCTTCTGTTGGTTTCACACCAATGAGCAGAAACCCTGGGTATTTTGGGTCAATGAACTTATCATAG
- the LOC124406790 gene encoding septin-1 isoform X2 produces MVVGESGLGKSTLVNSLFLTDLYPERIIPDAVEKTNQTVKLDASTVEIEERGVKLRLTVVDTPGYGDAIDNTDSFRAIIQYIDDQFERFLRDESGLNRRNIVDNRIHCCFYFISPFGHGLKPLDIEFMKQLHNKVNIVPVIAKADVLTKKEVLRLKKRVMEEIEGNGIKIYPLPDCDSDEDEDYKEQVRQLKEAVPFAVCGANTLLEVKGRKVRGRLYPWGVVEVENPDHCDFIKLRTMLITHMQDLQEVTQEVHYENYRSERLAKGAPAPPRRQTIIESEKTNNVSEKDRILQEKEAELRRMQEMVAQMQAQMQQQQP; encoded by the exons ATGGTCGTTGGGGAGTCAGGCCTTGGAAAATCAACGCTGGTGAATAGCCTGTTTCTCACAGATTTGTACCCGGAAAGAATTATTCCTGATGCAGTTG aaaaaacgAATCAGACTGTGAAACTTGATGCTTCAACTGTAGAAATTGAGGAACGAGGTGTGAAACTTAGATTGACAGTAGTAGACACTCCTGGATATGGAGATGCTATCGACAATACAGACAGTTTCAGGGCCATTATTCAGTATATTGATGACCAATTCGAAAGATTTCTTAGAGACGAAAGTGGccttaatcgtagaaatattgtGGATAACAGAATTCATTGCTGTTTCTACTTTATATCTCCTTTTGGTCACGG GTTAAAGCCTTTGGATATTGAATTTATGAAACAACTGCACAACAAGGTCAATATTGTACCAGTCATAGCAAAGGCGGATGTTCTAACGAAAAAGGAAGTTCTTCGTTTGAAGAAACGTGTTATGGAGGAAATCGAAGGTAATGGTATCAAGATATACCCACTTCCAGACTGTGATAgcgatgaagatgaagattaCAAGGAGCAAGTGAGACAGTTGAAGGAAGCAGTACCATTTGCAGTTTGTGGTGCAAATACCCTCTTAGAAGTAAAAGGGAGAAAAGTTAGAGGGCGATTGTATCCGTGGGGTGTTGTGGAAGTAGAAAATCCTGATCATTGTGACTTCATAAAACTGAGGACAATGCTTAT AACACACATGCAAGATCTTCAAGAAGTTACGCAAGAGGTTCATTACGAAAATTATCGTTCTGAAAGATTAGCCAAGGGAGCTCCCGCGCCACCGAGACGTCAAAC GATTATAGAGTCCGAAAAGACGAATAATGTGAGTGAAAAAGACCGTATTTTACAAGAAAAGGAAGCGGAATTACGACGCATGCAGGAAATGGTGGCTCAAATGCAGGCCCAAatgcaacaacaacaaccttag